A section of the Phaseolus vulgaris cultivar G19833 chromosome 8, P. vulgaris v2.0, whole genome shotgun sequence genome encodes:
- the LOC137827058 gene encoding heterodimeric geranylgeranyl pyrophosphate synthase small subunit, chloroplastic-like produces MPGTIFLNVNASFGLRFPRQARSALPVRPTPLTIPTPQLHWASLQADIEAYLKQTIPLKEPLEVYEPMHRLVFAAPRTAAPALCLAACELVGGQRRQAMDAAAALLLNLANAHAHEEIGQGEGSNVALLTGDGIVPFGFELLARGAGPGSGSPERVMRVIIEISRAVGSGGLIDSLHMKKTVEGEVESVKRVVEKGEGGLHACGAACGAVVGGGSEEEIERLRRFGFHMGMMRGMAQRALSKEDVEEHRNLALKELHLFKDTDLGIISTFLNFY; encoded by the coding sequence ATGCCTGGAACCATCTTTCTCAACGTCAATGCCAGCTTCGGGCTTCGCTTCCCACGCCAGGCCCGTTCCGCATTGCCCGTCAGGCCCACGCCCCTCACAATACCCACTCCCCAACTCCACTGGGCCTCCTTGCAGGCCGACATTGAAGCCTACCTCAAACAAACCATTCCCCTCAAAGAGCCGCTCGAGGTTTACGAGCCCATGCACCGCCTCGTCTTCGCTGCTCCCCGGACCGCCGCCCCCGCCCTGTGCCTCGCAGCCTGCGAGCTCGTAGGCGGGCAGCGCCGCCAAGCCATGGACGCTGCGGCGGCGCTGCTACTGAACCTGGCTAATGCGCACGCGCACGAGGAGATTGGTCAGGGCGAGGGGTCCAACGTGGCGCTTCTGACCGGGGACGGGATTGTTCCGTTTGGGTTTGAGTTGTTGGCGAGGGGAGCCGGGCCGGGCAGTGGAAGCCCGGAGCGCGTGATGCGCGTGATAATTGAGATATCACGTGCGGTTGGGTCGGGAGGGCTGATAGATTCGCTGCACATGAAGAAAACTGTTGAGGGGGAGGTGGAGAGCGTGAAGCGCGTGGTGGAGAAAGGGGAGGGTGGGTTGCATGCATGTGGCGCCGCCTGTGGTGCGGTGGTGGGCGGTGGGAGTGAGGAGGAGATTGAACGGCTGAGAAGGTTTGGGTTTCATATGGGGATGATGAGGGGAATGGCCCAGAGGGCTTTGAGCAAGGAAGATGTTGAAGAACACAGAAATCTGGCACTGAAGGAGTTGCACCTTTTCAAGGACACAGATCTTGGCATCATCTCCACTTTTCTTAATTTCTACTAG